A section of the Stenotrophomonas acidaminiphila genome encodes:
- a CDS encoding peptidase gives MRQDPLGNQGNPRRRGIGGGLRWLILIGFAVYGGCYYFGNRSVDPYTGEKVLIDKTLDAEGEKALGLQAYQQILAQERPVDPNTQVARQIREIAQRLIAKVDAVETALATEHGQPPNHFSRSFDWEVNVLQSDQANAFCLPGGKMAVYTGLVPVARNADAMAVVMGHEIAHALLRHGAQRMAQQKLTEIGQMAGAAGGMDAQQQQMLMSAFGYGYLLPYARSHETQADEVGLMLAAAACFNPQEAVPLWERMGAASGGQAPPEFASTHPNPGTRIQNLQALMPKAMEYRQRFCESAQAR, from the coding sequence ATGCGACAGGATCCGCTGGGCAACCAAGGCAACCCGCGCCGGCGCGGCATCGGCGGCGGCCTGCGCTGGCTGATCCTGATCGGCTTCGCGGTCTATGGCGGCTGCTACTACTTCGGCAACCGCAGCGTGGACCCGTATACCGGCGAGAAGGTGCTGATCGACAAGACGCTCGACGCCGAGGGCGAGAAGGCACTGGGCCTGCAGGCCTACCAGCAGATCCTGGCGCAGGAGCGGCCGGTCGATCCCAATACGCAGGTGGCGCGGCAGATCCGCGAGATCGCCCAGCGCCTGATCGCCAAGGTCGACGCGGTGGAGACCGCGCTGGCCACCGAGCACGGCCAGCCGCCGAACCACTTCTCGCGGTCGTTCGACTGGGAAGTGAACGTGCTGCAGTCCGACCAGGCCAATGCGTTCTGCCTGCCGGGCGGCAAGATGGCGGTCTATACCGGGCTGGTGCCGGTGGCACGCAACGCCGACGCGATGGCGGTGGTGATGGGCCATGAGATCGCCCACGCGCTGCTGCGCCACGGTGCGCAGCGCATGGCCCAGCAGAAGCTGACCGAGATCGGGCAGATGGCCGGTGCCGCCGGTGGCATGGACGCGCAGCAGCAACAGATGCTGATGTCGGCGTTCGGCTACGGCTACCTGCTGCCGTACGCGCGCAGCCACGAAACCCAGGCCGACGAAGTCGGGCTGATGCTGGCCGCCGCGGCCTGCTTCAACCCGCAGGAAGCGGTGCCGCTGTGGGAGCGCATGGGCGCGGCCAGCGGCGGCCAGGCGCCGCCGGAGTTCGCCTCGACCCATCCCAATCCCGGCACCCGGATCCAGAACCTGCAGGCGTT